A portion of the Simkania negevensis Z genome contains these proteins:
- the tsf gene encoding translation elongation factor Ts, which translates to MSKEITAALVMDLRKRTGVGMSKCKEALVDAGGDIEEAIHILRKKGIASAVKKGERETNEGVIGFAENDKAAYIVEVNAETDFVVQNDRFKEFLKNICDEALAAKPKSVEDFLNQKYSKHPTLTIDEYRAETVHSLGENIQIRRILDFAKGSDRSVGIYSHMGGKIVTVVVIQGAGGQEALAREVAMHVAAESPDFLKPDEVPADVLKKEEDIARSQIQNKPAEIQDKIVQGKVKAYYEQSCLLNQKYVKDPSMTVEEFVAKSAKDAGKSFKVVEFVRWQIGA; encoded by the coding sequence GTGAGCAAAGAAATTACAGCAGCATTAGTCATGGACCTGCGTAAGCGCACAGGTGTTGGAATGAGCAAATGTAAAGAAGCTCTCGTCGACGCTGGTGGCGACATCGAAGAGGCGATCCACATTCTCCGCAAAAAAGGGATTGCATCAGCTGTAAAAAAAGGAGAGCGTGAGACCAACGAAGGTGTGATTGGGTTTGCTGAAAATGATAAAGCAGCCTACATCGTTGAAGTAAATGCTGAAACGGACTTTGTTGTTCAAAACGATCGCTTTAAAGAGTTTCTCAAAAATATTTGTGATGAAGCCCTTGCTGCAAAGCCAAAGTCAGTTGAAGACTTTTTAAATCAAAAGTACAGCAAACATCCAACATTGACAATCGATGAATACCGCGCAGAAACGGTCCACTCCCTAGGTGAAAACATTCAGATTAGACGCATCTTAGATTTCGCAAAGGGAAGTGATCGCTCAGTTGGAATCTACTCTCACATGGGTGGAAAAATTGTCACAGTTGTGGTGATTCAAGGAGCCGGTGGTCAAGAAGCCCTTGCGCGTGAAGTTGCAATGCACGTTGCTGCTGAATCTCCAGACTTCCTGAAACCCGATGAGGTTCCTGCAGATGTATTGAAAAAAGAAGAAGACATTGCACGTAGCCAAATTCAAAATAAGCCAGCAGAAATCCAAGACAAGATTGTCCAAGGTAAAGTAAAAGCTTATTACGAACAGTCTTGCCTTCTGAACCAAAAGTACGTCAAAGATCCTTCTATGACTGTAGAAGAATTTGTCGCAAAGTCTGCAAAAGACGCAGGAAAATCGTTTAAAGTTGTAGAATTTGTCCGTTGGCAAATCGGAGCATAG
- a CDS encoding S66 family peptidase, with protein sequence MKPNSLKVGDEVRVIAPSNSLTVVSESNRLLARERLEKLGLKITFGKNVLETGLFGSASIAARIEDLHEAFADPHVKGILTVLGGYNSNQLLASIDYELIRNNPKIFCGYSDITALQNAFLACSGLITYSGPHYSSFAMQEGFEYIVEGFKQSVFCQNEEEYVLHPSKFWSSDSLWFLDQDKRCFEKNPGPKVIYEGEAKGIIVGGNLGTFNLLKGTSYFPSLENTILFVEDTESGGRDVEFERQLQSLIDFPDFGGVQALVIGRFEKTADIDAKRLETIIKSKPALKKLPVVYDLDFGHTTPFFTFPIGGQAQLRAGRDQSVELKIF encoded by the coding sequence ATGAAGCCCAATTCACTAAAAGTAGGAGATGAAGTTCGTGTCATCGCTCCTTCAAACAGTTTAACCGTAGTTTCTGAAAGCAATCGTCTCTTAGCAAGAGAGCGGTTAGAAAAGCTCGGATTGAAGATCACGTTTGGAAAAAATGTTTTGGAAACTGGTTTATTTGGATCAGCATCCATTGCAGCACGTATCGAAGATTTGCATGAGGCATTTGCAGATCCTCATGTAAAGGGCATCTTAACTGTTTTGGGTGGGTACAATTCGAATCAACTTCTTGCATCTATCGATTATGAACTCATCCGGAATAACCCAAAGATTTTTTGTGGTTATTCCGATATCACGGCGCTGCAAAATGCATTTTTAGCCTGTTCTGGACTTATCACATATTCGGGGCCGCACTATAGCAGCTTTGCTATGCAGGAAGGGTTTGAGTACATTGTAGAAGGGTTTAAGCAGTCAGTTTTTTGTCAAAATGAAGAGGAGTACGTTCTTCATCCTTCTAAATTTTGGAGCAGCGATTCCCTATGGTTTCTTGATCAAGACAAGCGCTGTTTTGAAAAAAATCCAGGGCCGAAAGTGATTTATGAAGGGGAAGCAAAAGGGATCATTGTTGGGGGTAATCTCGGAACATTCAATCTTTTAAAAGGAACATCTTATTTCCCGTCTTTAGAAAATACGATTCTATTTGTTGAAGATACGGAAAGTGGGGGACGTGACGTTGAGTTTGAAAGGCAGTTGCAATCCTTAATCGATTTTCCCGATTTTGGAGGAGTACAAGCTCTGGTGATAGGTCGCTTTGAAAAGACGGCAGACATCGATGCCAAGAGGTTAGAGACGATTATTAAAAGCAAGCCAGCTCTAAAGAAACTTCCTGTGGTCTATGATTTAGACTTTGGACATACAACTCCGTTTTTTACCTTCCCCATCGGAGGACAAGCTCAGCTAAGAGCGGGGCGTGATCAATCAGTGGAGCTGAAAATCTTTTAA
- a CDS encoding penicillin-binding transpeptidase domain-containing protein, with protein sequence MQNQDVPRRANHVLHLLLIIFLLILIRVWYLSVIKHDTFQEKARRPQRKTLIEPAARGTIRDRFNIPLAINQTQYNAAVCYDRIREIPVFSYEKNGKGKKVRVFERRRYVENLAKLLGQELAMDPVQIEDLIHSQASIFPNTPFVIKEDISEETYCRLRALEKDWVGLEMQRGAKRYYPLGKVGSDIVGYMGAINDRQYYAIAEEMQTLQDFLKKREEGLPTALPKGFKRAREVSLRYDELKERAYTIHARVGKMGIERVFDEELRGLYGKRQIEIGAKGRLIRNLPGKSESVSGKRILLTISSELQEFAESLLVQSEKDRQGHFPLAGKNHDQVAPPWIHGGAIVAMIPQTGEVVALASYPRLDPNDFTAQNNERIHQWLETPRHIANIWDGKAYLMREKHSFSSKGTYEEKELLSWDHYLDQVLSLTGTVRKTIKQIGSIQEAVELLHLSQALMKLAQTSSLHGVLQVLYSEGKGHTPSHLKLENEEMQRIQERLNQEVIRLIKIDLDPYLEPIKHNDDKLLFFDLLQLAVNEEAFSEVLLGVVGKDSLGLHRSLCQAFVVVEDEVKAQVETVYHERIFPIWRKENFKAYLKEKREEEKAKKTYEHPYTDYLSQAESKLFQTFWETHKWSFLQTFIFGNLLEDLELKPFSFHLALKRQELERGKSETMQHLKRLSQRLQKLAMSEALSYLKTMRPFRDLTNPLWGHYYGCSKLRGEQTLQDLASFFYPKNGMGFGKSYAYGRATTLGSLFKPVTGYEALKQEYLQLEKRGATIRDLNPLTLYDEINPQIVTDQGTVLGRTLDGKWITRQYKGGRLPRSHASLGKIDFLEAMERSSNIYFSLLAGEVIDHPSSLYDTTREFGFGSPTGIDLIGEIAGYVPDDIRDNRTGLYAFAIGQHSLVVTPLQASVMLSTLANGGEVLKPQVVNLIAGVSILNDPAQLFASPRYAYQDYLKSAGLHFPLFTETQKIREEPKITPFTKEVRNTLFMPREVQTKLFDSLYQVVWGEKGPAQPYRIRSLLNHPKLIHDYKSLKNQFIGKTSTAEFVYRPTLDRELPPLICKDIWFGAISFSNVGSDGFDPMTAQPELVVIVYLRFGDYGKEAAPIAAQIIKKWREITQRD encoded by the coding sequence ATGCAAAATCAAGACGTCCCACGCAGAGCAAATCATGTTCTCCATCTTTTGCTGATCATCTTCTTGTTGATCCTGATTCGGGTCTGGTATCTTTCTGTCATCAAGCACGACACATTTCAAGAAAAGGCCCGTCGCCCTCAACGCAAAACATTAATCGAACCTGCCGCTCGGGGCACCATTCGTGACCGTTTTAACATTCCTTTAGCCATCAATCAAACGCAGTATAACGCAGCTGTGTGTTATGACCGTATTCGAGAAATTCCTGTTTTTAGTTACGAAAAAAATGGCAAAGGGAAAAAAGTTCGCGTGTTTGAACGCAGAAGGTATGTTGAAAACTTAGCTAAGCTTTTAGGACAAGAACTCGCAATGGATCCTGTTCAAATCGAAGACCTGATCCATTCTCAAGCTTCCATTTTTCCGAATACTCCATTTGTGATCAAAGAAGACATTTCAGAAGAGACATACTGCCGTTTGCGCGCACTTGAAAAGGATTGGGTTGGCCTGGAAATGCAACGAGGTGCCAAGCGTTATTATCCGCTCGGAAAGGTTGGCTCGGACATTGTCGGCTACATGGGAGCCATTAATGACCGTCAATATTACGCGATTGCAGAAGAAATGCAAACCCTCCAGGACTTTTTAAAAAAGCGGGAAGAAGGACTTCCTACTGCCCTTCCCAAAGGATTTAAGAGAGCACGAGAAGTCAGTCTTCGCTACGATGAATTGAAAGAAAGGGCTTACACAATTCATGCACGTGTCGGGAAAATGGGAATCGAACGGGTCTTTGACGAAGAACTCAGAGGTCTATATGGAAAAAGGCAAATTGAAATTGGCGCAAAAGGACGGTTGATTCGCAATCTTCCAGGTAAGAGCGAATCTGTTTCAGGTAAGCGAATCCTTTTAACTATTTCTTCCGAATTGCAAGAATTTGCCGAATCCCTACTTGTCCAAAGTGAAAAAGATCGGCAAGGACACTTCCCTCTTGCAGGAAAAAATCACGATCAAGTTGCTCCTCCATGGATTCACGGGGGAGCTATTGTCGCTATGATTCCTCAAACAGGAGAAGTAGTGGCACTTGCTTCATATCCACGGCTTGATCCCAATGATTTCACAGCGCAAAACAATGAACGTATCCATCAATGGCTAGAAACTCCTCGTCACATTGCAAATATTTGGGATGGGAAAGCCTATCTCATGCGCGAAAAACACTCATTTAGCTCAAAAGGTACCTATGAAGAAAAGGAGCTCTTAAGCTGGGATCATTACCTCGATCAAGTCTTGTCTTTAACAGGTACTGTGAGAAAAACCATCAAACAAATCGGTTCAATCCAAGAAGCGGTCGAACTCTTGCACCTCTCACAAGCCCTAATGAAACTCGCGCAAACCTCAAGTTTGCACGGTGTTTTGCAAGTACTCTACTCAGAAGGAAAAGGACACACCCCTTCTCATCTCAAATTAGAAAACGAAGAAATGCAGCGCATTCAAGAGCGGCTCAATCAAGAAGTGATACGCCTGATTAAAATTGATCTCGACCCTTACCTTGAGCCCATCAAACACAATGACGACAAACTCCTCTTTTTCGATTTGCTTCAGCTTGCAGTCAATGAAGAAGCCTTTTCTGAAGTGTTACTTGGAGTTGTCGGAAAAGACTCACTGGGATTGCATCGGAGTCTGTGTCAAGCCTTTGTCGTAGTCGAAGATGAAGTAAAAGCCCAAGTTGAAACCGTCTATCACGAACGGATTTTTCCTATTTGGAGAAAAGAAAATTTTAAAGCCTATCTCAAAGAAAAACGGGAAGAAGAAAAAGCAAAAAAAACTTACGAGCACCCCTACACCGATTACCTATCTCAAGCAGAATCAAAGCTCTTCCAAACATTTTGGGAAACCCACAAATGGAGCTTTCTGCAGACTTTCATTTTTGGAAATCTTTTAGAAGATCTGGAACTTAAACCGTTTTCATTCCACCTCGCTCTCAAACGACAAGAGCTCGAAAGGGGAAAGAGTGAGACGATGCAACACCTCAAACGTTTAAGTCAGCGCCTGCAAAAACTTGCAATGAGCGAAGCTCTTTCTTACTTAAAAACGATGCGCCCTTTCCGCGATCTTACAAATCCCCTTTGGGGACATTACTATGGTTGCTCTAAACTTCGCGGCGAGCAGACCTTGCAAGATCTTGCCTCCTTTTTCTATCCGAAAAATGGAATGGGGTTTGGAAAGTCTTACGCCTATGGTCGAGCAACTACCTTGGGATCTCTTTTTAAACCGGTAACCGGATATGAAGCGCTCAAACAAGAGTATCTTCAGTTGGAAAAGAGGGGCGCTACTATCCGAGATTTAAATCCGCTCACTCTCTACGACGAAATCAATCCACAAATTGTGACAGATCAAGGAACCGTTCTCGGCCGCACCCTTGATGGGAAATGGATCACCCGCCAATACAAGGGAGGTCGGCTCCCACGCAGTCACGCTTCTTTGGGAAAAATCGACTTTTTAGAGGCCATGGAACGCTCGAGCAACATTTATTTCTCTCTCCTTGCTGGAGAAGTCATCGATCATCCTTCTAGCCTCTATGACACCACTCGAGAATTTGGATTCGGATCGCCTACAGGAATCGATCTTATTGGAGAAATTGCCGGCTATGTTCCAGACGATATTCGAGATAACCGGACAGGGCTTTACGCCTTTGCGATTGGGCAACACTCACTTGTCGTCACCCCCCTACAAGCATCAGTGATGCTTTCTACACTTGCGAATGGCGGCGAAGTGCTCAAACCCCAAGTGGTCAATCTGATCGCCGGAGTGTCAATTCTCAACGACCCAGCCCAGCTCTTCGCTTCGCCACGCTATGCTTACCAAGATTACTTAAAAAGTGCGGGCCTTCACTTTCCTCTATTTACCGAAACACAAAAAATCCGTGAAGAGCCTAAAATCACCCCTTTTACCAAAGAAGTTCGTAACACCCTCTTCATGCCTCGTGAGGTACAAACCAAGCTTTTCGACAGTCTGTATCAAGTGGTTTGGGGAGAAAAAGGGCCGGCGCAGCCCTATCGCATCCGCTCGCTTTTGAACCACCCCAAACTCATCCACGACTACAAAAGCCTCAAAAACCAATTTATTGGGAAAACCTCAACAGCCGAGTTTGTCTACCGCCCAACTCTTGATCGAGAACTCCCGCCTTTGATTTGTAAAGACATTTGGTTTGGTGCCATTAGCTTTAGCAATGTTGGATCTGATGGGTTTGACCCAATGACTGCGCAGCCTGAGCTCGTTGTGATCGTCTACCTCCGATTTGGAGATTACGGAAAAGAAGCTGCTCCCATTGCAGCCCAAATCATCAAAAAATGGCGCGAAATTACTCAGCGTGACTGA
- the frr gene encoding ribosome recycling factor: MDETKKNMQSALDHLADELKHLRTNRPNPAILDSVVVEVYGAEMKIRDLASVSISEGRQLLVTPFDPQTAGPIGKGIEKANLGLQAIVDNHVVRVPIPPMSADLRKGIAKEAKDKSEKTKVIIRDHRRKANDMVKKKKSDGEISEDEQKKNEKLIQDLTDQFCKKVDELYTLKEKDILEV; this comes from the coding sequence ATGGATGAAACTAAGAAAAATATGCAAAGTGCGCTCGATCATTTAGCTGACGAGCTCAAACATCTCCGGACAAATCGTCCGAATCCAGCGATTTTAGATTCAGTGGTAGTCGAAGTTTATGGCGCGGAAATGAAGATTCGCGATCTAGCTTCCGTCTCAATTTCGGAAGGAAGACAACTGCTCGTCACTCCTTTTGACCCTCAAACGGCTGGACCGATCGGTAAGGGGATAGAAAAAGCGAATTTGGGTCTTCAAGCGATTGTCGATAATCACGTCGTCCGAGTTCCCATTCCACCGATGAGTGCAGATTTGCGAAAAGGGATCGCTAAAGAAGCAAAAGATAAATCTGAAAAGACAAAAGTCATCATCAGAGATCACAGACGCAAAGCCAACGACATGGTGAAAAAGAAAAAGTCAGATGGCGAAATCTCTGAAGATGAGCAAAAGAAAAATGAAAAGCTGATCCAAGACCTCACAGATCAGTTTTGTAAGAAAGTCGATGAGTTATATACTCTAAAGGAAAAAGATATCCTTGAGGTATAA
- a CDS encoding histidine phosphatase family protein — protein MRKGFYFLRHGQTDHNAKGILAGAEIDVPLNETGIQQAQRAKTVIHQLPIEMVCYSPLIRAKQTMQIVAADLNLHYIQVQELKECETAVWLKMNRRGEHLESELVQTFFNQVEYGLGQVLSFGKSILVVSHGGVHWALCHLLGIQDHDYMIENCNLVHFQPVGHTEWIAEKIHDEM, from the coding sequence ATGAGAAAAGGTTTTTATTTTCTTAGGCATGGTCAGACAGATCACAATGCAAAGGGAATTTTAGCTGGTGCAGAGATAGATGTTCCTCTAAATGAGACAGGAATTCAGCAGGCACAGAGGGCCAAGACAGTCATTCATCAGTTGCCTATTGAGATGGTTTGCTATAGCCCACTGATACGGGCTAAACAAACCATGCAAATTGTCGCTGCTGATCTGAACTTACACTACATCCAAGTGCAAGAACTCAAAGAATGTGAAACAGCTGTTTGGCTAAAAATGAATCGAAGAGGGGAGCATCTCGAATCTGAGCTTGTTCAAACCTTTTTTAACCAAGTCGAATACGGGCTGGGCCAAGTCCTCTCATTTGGAAAATCGATCCTTGTCGTGTCACACGGGGGAGTGCATTGGGCGCTTTGTCATCTTTTAGGAATTCAAGACCATGACTACATGATTGAAAACTGCAACCTTGTTCATTTTCAGCCTGTTGGGCATACTGAATGGATTGCTGAAAAGATACATGACGAAATGTGA
- a CDS encoding Fic family protein produces MTTKTREKQEDSYYTSFMNTVYDLPWKKIGAYVLVASLILAPAMAVAVATLTAQANDQCMGDTCLADRMIEPCIGEDCPVASAFAQMHFASALPAFPNWYHNQIIFDAAALTHVDLQYQGQIVTSAEVITEEFETISTRQYATFNVLHQISEMPINEMSEIVTRIFNSAPQRGVMLTLGERVFSFGIDPKSVENHNAALEFIEQNLLNRNDFTAEELETHLNSLHRIFAKDSQAKGGKYRDGVVVLQGDNVGIGLKETVEIVRRKEPQAVNEFKRIYNRFFQASNSEQALKSFTKEEKRVLSLAIDVDFPFPDQVSKKMKQFCHDYVAKLRENIPTVDFAAWIHDTLIGIHPWEDWNGHVSRALMNGELARRGHLPFLIFNVAEYNEAVRSHRFKGHLVETQEKVQKLAEQLTHEEPMKKVLVQV; encoded by the coding sequence ATGACTACAAAAACTCGAGAAAAACAAGAAGACTCATATTACACATCGTTTATGAACACGGTGTACGATTTACCATGGAAAAAGATAGGGGCTTACGTTTTAGTTGCAAGCCTCATTCTCGCTCCTGCTATGGCGGTTGCAGTGGCAACGCTAACGGCGCAGGCAAATGATCAGTGCATGGGGGATACATGTTTAGCTGATCGGATGATCGAGCCTTGTATTGGAGAAGATTGTCCAGTGGCTTCGGCTTTTGCTCAGATGCATTTTGCCTCTGCTCTTCCTGCTTTTCCAAATTGGTATCACAATCAAATCATTTTCGATGCAGCTGCACTGACCCATGTTGACTTGCAATACCAAGGTCAAATTGTAACGTCAGCAGAAGTGATCACAGAGGAATTTGAAACTATTTCAACGAGGCAATATGCGACATTTAATGTTTTGCACCAAATTTCAGAAATGCCCATAAATGAAATGTCAGAAATTGTGACGAGAATTTTTAATAGTGCTCCACAAAGAGGAGTCATGTTGACGCTAGGTGAAAGAGTATTTAGCTTTGGAATTGATCCCAAAAGCGTCGAAAACCACAATGCAGCTCTTGAGTTTATCGAACAAAACCTTTTAAACAGGAATGATTTTACTGCTGAAGAGCTTGAGACACATCTTAATTCCCTTCACCGCATTTTTGCGAAAGACTCTCAAGCGAAGGGAGGAAAGTACCGAGATGGAGTTGTAGTGCTCCAAGGAGATAATGTTGGCATTGGACTTAAAGAGACGGTCGAAATCGTCCGCAGAAAAGAGCCTCAAGCTGTGAATGAATTTAAGCGGATTTATAACCGGTTTTTTCAAGCATCCAACAGCGAACAAGCCCTGAAAAGTTTTACAAAAGAAGAAAAGAGAGTTTTGAGTTTAGCTATTGATGTTGATTTTCCTTTTCCTGATCAAGTTTCAAAAAAAATGAAGCAGTTTTGCCATGATTATGTTGCAAAATTACGTGAGAACATTCCGACTGTTGACTTTGCGGCATGGATTCATGATACATTGATTGGAATTCACCCATGGGAAGATTGGAATGGTCATGTATCACGAGCTTTGATGAATGGAGAGTTGGCGCGTCGGGGACACTTACCCTTTCTCATTTTTAATGTTGCTGAGTATAATGAAGCTGTACGCAGTCACCGGTTCAAAGGGCATCTAGTTGAAACGCAAGAAAAAGTTCAAAAACTCGCTGAGCAACTTACTCACGAAGAGCCGATGAAAAAAGTGTTGGTGCAGGTTTAA
- the ispD gene encoding 2-C-methyl-D-erythritol 4-phosphate cytidylyltransferase yields the protein MKALLLMGGEGKRFGAETPKQFLNLSGKKVYLHTLETFLSFDEFEEILLICHPAWISTVKEEVNSPRVRIVEGGYTRQDSTYRGLLSCGLKTDFVVIHDAVRPFISKEIIRKNIDALKSHSAVDTCIPSADTIVHAETFDTITSIPKRSEYLRGQTPQSFSYHLLLEAHEKAKNQNASDDCSLVLQLGYPVHIVPGSSDNIKITSELDLFLAEQLMRLHSSTFSGAGTPLEGKTFAITGGTGGIGSSLAEFLKSEGAKALVLSKSSPDFPVDLTDFEEVRKVFNHLHDTYGPLDGLINCVGHLAVKPFKTLTSDEIDHLIQTNLHSLLYSCRCAKLKDGGHIINLSSSAFSRGRKEYTIYSATKAAIVNFTQGFAEEHPELRINVVVPQRTNTPMRRNNFPEEDPSTLLSSQEVAEEILKVLRSDRTTGTILEIRKR from the coding sequence ATGAAAGCACTCTTATTGATGGGTGGGGAAGGAAAGCGATTTGGAGCTGAAACCCCTAAGCAATTTCTCAACCTCTCGGGAAAGAAGGTTTATCTTCATACCTTAGAGACCTTTTTATCTTTTGATGAATTCGAAGAAATCCTCCTTATTTGTCATCCTGCATGGATTTCCACCGTGAAAGAAGAAGTAAATTCCCCACGTGTAAGGATTGTTGAAGGAGGATACACTAGGCAAGACTCGACTTATCGGGGGCTTCTATCCTGCGGGCTCAAAACCGATTTTGTCGTCATTCACGATGCCGTTCGCCCTTTCATTTCCAAAGAAATTATTCGAAAAAACATCGATGCGCTCAAGTCACACTCGGCCGTAGACACCTGCATCCCTTCTGCTGATACCATTGTTCATGCCGAAACCTTCGACACGATCACATCGATCCCCAAACGATCTGAGTACTTACGTGGTCAAACCCCTCAAAGCTTTTCCTATCACTTACTTCTCGAAGCCCATGAAAAAGCCAAAAATCAAAACGCCTCAGACGACTGCAGCCTCGTGTTACAACTCGGCTACCCAGTTCATATCGTTCCCGGTTCTTCAGACAACATTAAGATCACAAGTGAGCTCGATCTCTTTTTGGCCGAACAGCTCATGCGTCTCCATAGCAGTACCTTTTCGGGAGCCGGTACTCCTTTAGAAGGAAAAACCTTCGCAATCACTGGCGGAACTGGTGGGATTGGCTCATCGCTTGCCGAGTTTTTGAAAAGTGAAGGGGCCAAAGCCCTAGTTCTATCCAAATCTTCCCCTGATTTTCCAGTTGATTTAACCGACTTTGAAGAAGTGAGAAAGGTTTTTAATCACTTGCATGACACCTATGGCCCTCTCGATGGGCTTATCAACTGCGTCGGTCACCTTGCAGTCAAGCCGTTCAAGACCCTGACATCTGATGAAATCGACCATCTCATTCAAACGAATTTGCACTCTCTCCTCTACAGTTGTCGCTGCGCCAAACTCAAAGATGGAGGGCACATCATCAACCTCTCTTCCTCGGCCTTTTCGCGAGGACGCAAAGAATATACGATTTACTCAGCTACTAAAGCTGCGATTGTGAACTTCACTCAAGGATTTGCAGAAGAGCATCCCGAATTGCGCATCAATGTCGTTGTGCCCCAACGGACCAATACACCGATGCGGCGCAACAATTTTCCCGAAGAAGACCCATCTACTCTTCTCTCTTCACAAGAAGTGGCAGAAGAAATTCTCAAAGTGCTTCGCAGCGATCGTACTACCGGCACAATTTTAGAGATTCGTAAGCGTTAA
- the rpsB gene encoding 30S ribosomal protein S2 gives MATKPKVSVKELLESGAHFGHQKQRWNPKMKRYIFEERNGIYIIDLAKTVRQIQNAIEVITKVVENHKRVLFVGTKKQAKAVIREFAELCGEFYVAERWLGGMLTNLTTIRQSVKTLERIEKQIAAGGEGLTKKEMTLLSKEREKLDRNLSGIRGMRKVPGLLVVVDPSKEHIAVAEANKLGIPVMGLVDTNCDPDPVDHVIACNDDALKSIKLIIRALSHTVIDRKNELNIAIEKEEEVEHKKRLEEESHVEEIASEDENEAKEED, from the coding sequence TTGGCAACAAAACCAAAAGTGTCTGTCAAAGAACTCTTAGAATCTGGAGCCCATTTCGGCCACCAGAAACAACGTTGGAATCCCAAAATGAAGCGCTATATCTTTGAAGAGCGCAATGGGATTTACATTATCGACCTAGCTAAAACAGTTAGACAAATTCAAAACGCCATTGAGGTGATTACAAAAGTTGTTGAAAACCATAAGCGTGTTTTGTTTGTCGGAACTAAAAAGCAAGCAAAAGCTGTTATCCGTGAATTTGCAGAGCTCTGTGGAGAATTCTACGTTGCAGAGCGCTGGCTCGGTGGCATGCTGACCAACTTAACAACAATCCGTCAGTCTGTAAAAACTCTTGAACGCATCGAAAAGCAAATCGCTGCCGGAGGAGAAGGATTGACGAAAAAAGAGATGACTCTTTTAAGCAAAGAGCGTGAAAAGTTAGACCGCAACTTATCAGGAATTCGCGGAATGCGTAAAGTTCCTGGTCTTCTTGTTGTTGTAGATCCAAGCAAAGAGCATATCGCTGTTGCAGAAGCTAACAAACTGGGCATTCCAGTTATGGGTCTTGTAGACACCAACTGTGATCCCGATCCTGTAGATCACGTTATTGCGTGTAACGACGATGCCCTCAAGAGCATTAAACTCATTATTAGAGCCCTTTCTCATACTGTAATCGATCGCAAAAATGAACTCAATATCGCTATCGAGAAGGAAGAAGAAGTTGAGCATAAGAAAAGGCTTGAAGAAGAGTCTCATGTCGAGGAAATTGCCTCCGAAGATGAAAATGAAGCAAAAGAGGAGGACTAA
- the pyrH gene encoding UMP kinase has translation MSQKPAYKRVLLKLSGESLKGDYPGVVDHDAAHHIADRICEVYKLGVQIGLVIGGGNIFRGSQAERFGFARTPADHVGMLATTINGLILGQVLSTKGCKTRVMSALNFDGIVDTYNWNHAMHALEKGYIVIFVGGTGNPYFTTDTTASMRASEIEAEVLLKATKVDGIYNKDPMKYPDAEKYDHLTFSTALAEDLHVMDATAVAMCRENGIPIHVFDLFSKDAMLRAVCEKKGGTLVTGDQ, from the coding sequence ATGTCCCAGAAGCCGGCATATAAACGCGTTTTACTCAAACTTTCGGGAGAGTCGCTAAAAGGCGATTATCCCGGAGTTGTCGATCATGATGCCGCGCACCATATTGCCGATCGAATTTGTGAAGTTTATAAGCTAGGCGTTCAAATTGGGCTTGTGATCGGAGGAGGAAATATTTTCCGCGGCTCACAGGCAGAAAGATTTGGCTTTGCGCGTACCCCTGCCGATCATGTTGGCATGCTAGCCACCACAATCAATGGACTCATTCTAGGTCAGGTGCTTTCAACCAAAGGGTGTAAAACTCGTGTGATGAGCGCTTTGAACTTTGATGGGATCGTTGATACTTACAACTGGAATCATGCTATGCATGCCCTTGAGAAAGGGTATATTGTAATCTTTGTTGGAGGAACGGGAAATCCCTACTTCACAACAGATACAACAGCCTCTATGCGCGCAAGCGAAATCGAAGCCGAAGTCCTGCTTAAAGCCACTAAAGTGGACGGCATTTACAACAAAGATCCGATGAAATATCCTGATGCCGAAAAGTACGACCATCTAACCTTTTCAACAGCACTGGCCGAAGATCTCCATGTGATGGATGCAACAGCAGTCGCTATGTGTCGGGAAAATGGCATACCGATTCATGTGTTTGACCTCTTTTCTAAAGATGCTATGTTGCGGGCAGTGTGTGAAAAGAAAGGTGGGACTCTTGTAACGGGAGATCAATGA